The proteins below are encoded in one region of Paracoccus sp. N5:
- a CDS encoding zinc ribbon domain-containing protein YjdM encodes MADEDYVYDEASGEWRPASELAAEAAVVVRDSAGNALADGDSVVLIKDLKLRGSSQVLKQGTVIRSIRLTDNPEEIDCRHDSIKGLVLRCEFVRKR; translated from the coding sequence ATGGCGGACGAGGACTATGTCTATGACGAGGCCAGCGGCGAGTGGCGCCCGGCCTCGGAACTGGCGGCCGAGGCGGCGGTCGTGGTGCGCGACTCGGCCGGCAACGCCCTGGCCGACGGCGATTCGGTGGTGCTGATCAAGGATCTGAAGCTGCGCGGCAGCAGCCAGGTGCTGAAGCAGGGCACGGTGATCCGCTCGATCCGGCTGACCGACAATCCCGAAGAGATCGACTGCCGCCACGATAGCATCAAGGGCCTGGTCCTGCGCTGCGAGTTCGTCCGCAAGCGCTGA
- a CDS encoding ABC transporter permease subunit codes for MTDTTVKLSDAAIRRRQIKEFWFYFSQNRGAVIGLVVFVALVLTAFLAPLLAPHDPTQQYRDALLVPPIWQEGGRAGFLLGTDAVGRDMLSRLIYGAQYSLFIGIVVVAIALTGGIIIGLIAGFYGGWVDSVIMRVMDVVLAFPSLLLALVLVAILGPGLTNAMIAIAIVYQPHFARLTRAAVMGEKAREYVAAAKVAGASNLRLMFRTILPNCLAPLIVQATLSFSSAVLDSAALGFLGMGAQPPASEWGTMLAEAREFILRAWWVVTFPGLAILISVLAINLMGDGLRDALDPKLKRS; via the coding sequence ATGACCGATACCACCGTGAAACTCTCGGATGCGGCCATCCGGCGCCGGCAGATCAAGGAGTTCTGGTTCTATTTCAGCCAGAACCGGGGCGCCGTGATCGGGCTCGTGGTCTTCGTGGCTCTGGTGCTGACCGCCTTCCTTGCGCCGCTGCTGGCGCCGCATGATCCGACGCAGCAATACCGCGATGCGCTGCTGGTGCCGCCGATCTGGCAGGAGGGCGGCCGGGCCGGCTTCCTGCTGGGCACCGACGCGGTGGGCCGGGACATGCTGTCGCGGCTGATCTACGGCGCGCAATATTCGCTGTTCATCGGCATCGTCGTCGTCGCCATCGCCCTGACCGGCGGCATCATCATCGGGCTGATCGCCGGCTTCTACGGCGGCTGGGTCGACAGCGTCATCATGCGGGTGATGGACGTGGTGCTGGCCTTCCCCTCGCTCTTGCTGGCGCTGGTGCTGGTCGCCATCCTGGGGCCGGGGCTGACCAATGCGATGATCGCCATCGCCATCGTCTACCAGCCGCATTTCGCCCGCCTGACCCGCGCCGCGGTGATGGGCGAGAAGGCGCGCGAATATGTCGCCGCCGCCAAGGTGGCCGGGGCCTCGAACCTGCGGCTGATGTTCAGGACCATCCTGCCGAACTGCCTGGCGCCCTTGATCGTGCAGGCAACGCTGAGCTTTTCCAGCGCCGTGCTGGACTCCGCGGCGCTCGGCTTCCTCGGCATGGGTGCGCAGCCGCCGGCCTCGGAATGGGGCACCATGCTGGCCGAGGCGCGCGAATTCATCCTGCGCGCCTGGTGGGTCGTGACCTTCCCCGGTCTCGCCATCCTCATTTCGGTGCTGGCGATCAACCTGATGGGCGACGGTCTGCGCGACGCGCTCGACCCGAAACTGAAGCGGAGCTGA
- a CDS encoding LacI family DNA-binding transcriptional regulator: MVSITLPLIAKGKHGPTIEDVTRASGVSVATVVRVPNGRSQVREETAQGFAGGRGGGLSHRPGDPGLPHVPKLHLSVVLQKERHAFHQDFAAPLEEVARLAPLRRWRVAGRFSSGQSPADFAETIAGFAGKVRAVAATGIDHHEVTSAVALLRWRGIPVFSLLSDFVPGVSP, translated from the coding sequence GTGGTTTCCATCACGCTTCCCCTCATTGCGAAGGGGAAGCATGGCCCGACGATCGAGGATGTCACCCGCGCCTCCGGCGTCAGCGTGGCGACGGTGGTCCGGGTGCCGAACGGCCGCAGCCAGGTGCGCGAGGAAACCGCGCAAGGTTTCGCAGGCGGCCGAGGCGGTGGGCTATCACACCGCCCCGGCGATCCGGGCCTTCCGCATGTGCCGAAGCTGCACCTGAGCGTGGTGCTGCAAAAGGAACGCCATGCCTTCCATCAGGATTTCGCCGCCCCTCTGGAAGAGGTGGCCCGGCTCGCTCCCTTGCGGCGCTGGCGCGTCGCGGGGCGCTTTTCGTCCGGCCAGTCGCCCGCCGATTTCGCCGAGACCATCGCCGGCTTTGCCGGCAAGGTGCGGGCGGTGGCCGCGACCGGCATCGACCATCACGAGGTCACCTCGGCCGTGGCGCTGTTGCGCTGGCGCGGCATCCCGGTGTTCTCGCTGCTGTCGGATTTCGTCCCGGGCGTGTCGCCATGA
- a CDS encoding YcaO-like family protein, with the protein MEQLCRRSQDLTDSWQRHDWRESFFAPGLVILQALTHDGRTASGAGLTRDEAFDRCLGETAEILALNRHLRQGGRFDPWSDGLAAHPDPVQACAAARLEACERAAVADWWLGRAPAAPVSESWIAQAGLAARVEAMRQGAALRRRSDWWQIRTEGQPCVMICRSVSLEGQDPVLGFGCDEEPVAAAEKALRELLLMEMNLMELLAARATGDEHGPGEVRARIRGYALHAPRLFPAAAESLPAAPCALVSDFRPAPECREISEPRAEISVWLSPGKAASALFSEATGLPYL; encoded by the coding sequence ATGGAACAACTCTGCCGCCGCAGCCAGGACTTGACCGACAGCTGGCAGCGCCACGACTGGCGCGAAAGCTTCTTCGCCCCCGGGCTGGTCATCCTGCAGGCCCTGACCCATGACGGCCGCACTGCCAGCGGCGCCGGGTTGACCCGTGACGAGGCATTCGACCGCTGCCTTGGCGAGACCGCCGAGATCCTGGCCCTGAACCGCCACCTGCGCCAGGGCGGCCGCTTCGACCCCTGGAGCGACGGGCTGGCCGCGCATCCCGACCCGGTGCAGGCCTGTGCCGCCGCCCGGCTCGAGGCCTGCGAACGCGCCGCCGTCGCCGACTGGTGGCTGGGCCGCGCCCCCGCCGCGCCGGTCTCGGAGTCCTGGATCGCGCAGGCCGGGCTCGCCGCGCGCGTCGAGGCGATGCGCCAGGGCGCCGCCCTGCGCCGGCGCAGCGACTGGTGGCAGATCCGCACCGAGGGCCAGCCCTGCGTGATGATCTGCCGTAGCGTCAGCCTGGAAGGGCAGGACCCGGTGCTGGGCTTCGGCTGCGACGAGGAGCCGGTTGCCGCCGCCGAAAAGGCGCTGCGCGAGCTTCTGCTGATGGAGATGAACCTGATGGAGCTGCTGGCCGCCCGCGCCACCGGCGACGAGCACGGCCCGGGCGAGGTGCGCGCCCGCATCCGCGGCTATGCGCTGCACGCGCCGCGGCTGTTCCCCGCCGCCGCCGAAAGCCTGCCCGCCGCGCCCTGCGCGCTGGTCAGCGATTTTCGCCCGGCCCCCGAGTGCCGCGAGATTTCCGAGCCGCGCGCCGAGATCAGCGTCTGGCTTTCGCCGGGCAAGGCCGCATCGGCTCTTTTCAGCGAGGCCACCGGCCTGCCATATTTGTGA
- a CDS encoding response regulator transcription factor codes for MRALVVEDDTRIAADLERALTAAGFRVEGAADGDTAWFRGGTENYDLIVLDLNLPRLDGLTVLKRWRAEGCESPVLILTARGGWTERVEGIDAGADDYLPKPFRMEELIARARALVRRAGGRGTATQQVGRLTVDLNRMTAAIDGIPVALTPLEFRLIAYLALNRDRTVPPTELLEHLYGDDDAREANAVEAVITRLRRKLGAGVIATRRGFGYHLEGGAAPGAA; via the coding sequence ATGCGCGCCCTGGTGGTCGAGGACGACACCCGCATCGCTGCCGATCTGGAGCGCGCGCTGACCGCGGCGGGCTTCCGGGTCGAAGGCGCGGCCGATGGCGACACCGCCTGGTTCCGCGGCGGGACCGAGAATTACGACCTGATCGTGCTGGACCTGAATCTGCCGCGTCTCGACGGGCTGACCGTGCTGAAGCGCTGGCGGGCCGAGGGCTGCGAAAGCCCGGTGCTGATCCTGACCGCGCGCGGCGGCTGGACCGAACGGGTCGAAGGCATCGACGCCGGCGCCGACGACTACCTGCCCAAGCCCTTCCGCATGGAAGAGCTGATCGCCCGCGCCCGCGCCCTGGTGCGCCGCGCCGGCGGACGCGGCACCGCCACCCAGCAAGTCGGCCGGCTGACCGTGGACCTGAACCGGATGACGGCGGCCATCGACGGCATTCCGGTGGCGCTGACGCCGCTGGAGTTCCGGCTGATCGCCTATCTGGCGCTGAACCGCGACCGCACCGTGCCGCCGACCGAGCTCCTGGAACATCTCTACGGCGACGACGACGCGCGCGAGGCCAATGCCGTCGAGGCGGTGATCACCCGGCTGCGCCGCAAGCTCGGCGCCGGCGTCATCGCGACGCGGCGCGGCTTCGGCTATCACCTGGAGGGCGGCGCGGCCCCGGGGGCGGCATGA
- a CDS encoding lysine-2,3-aminomutase-like protein: MVDAGLVDAAETGVLEQVAAGFRIRVTPAMRQAAAAPGVAAQFVPDARELLVRPEELVDPIGDAAHSPAPGLTHRYPDRVILHVTRTCEVYCRFCFRREVVGEDGSLPEADLAAALDYIAAVPAIREVILTGGDPMVLSARRIAALLARLEAIPHLDLVRFHTRVPVVAPHRIDDAMLAALRPGRLAVWVVVHTNHAAELTDAAQAALARLADAGLPLLSQTVLLRGVNADPAVLEALFRALLRNRVKPYYLHHCDLARGTGHFRTTIAEGLAIMAGLRGRISGTALPRYVLDLPGGHGKVGLESGDAVAEGGGRWRIRDWRGHWHDYRDPEG, translated from the coding sequence ATGGTCGATGCCGGGCTGGTCGATGCGGCCGAGACCGGGGTGCTGGAGCAGGTCGCGGCCGGCTTTCGCATCCGCGTGACGCCGGCCATGCGCCAGGCTGCGGCCGCCCCCGGGGTGGCCGCGCAATTCGTGCCCGATGCCCGCGAACTGCTGGTGCGCCCCGAGGAACTGGTCGATCCGATCGGCGACGCGGCGCATAGCCCCGCCCCCGGCCTGACGCATCGCTATCCCGACCGCGTGATCCTGCATGTCACCAGGACCTGCGAGGTCTATTGCCGCTTCTGCTTCCGCCGCGAGGTGGTGGGCGAGGACGGCAGCCTGCCCGAGGCCGACCTGGCCGCGGCGCTGGACTACATCGCGGCGGTGCCGGCGATCCGCGAGGTGATCCTGACCGGCGGCGATCCGATGGTGCTGTCGGCGCGGCGAATTGCGGCGCTGCTGGCGCGGCTGGAAGCGATCCCGCATCTCGACCTGGTGCGTTTTCATACCCGGGTGCCCGTGGTGGCGCCGCATCGCATCGACGATGCCATGCTGGCGGCGCTGCGGCCCGGGCGGCTGGCGGTCTGGGTGGTGGTCCATACCAACCATGCGGCGGAACTGACCGACGCGGCGCAGGCCGCCCTGGCGCGGCTGGCCGATGCCGGGCTGCCGCTGCTGTCGCAGACGGTGCTGTTGCGCGGGGTGAATGCCGATCCCGCGGTGCTGGAGGCTCTGTTCCGGGCGCTGCTGCGCAACCGGGTCAAGCCCTATTACCTGCATCACTGCGACCTGGCACGCGGCACCGGGCATTTCCGCACCACCATTGCCGAGGGGCTGGCGATCATGGCGGGCTTGCGCGGCCGGATCTCGGGCACGGCGCTGCCGCGCTATGTGCTGGACCTGCCGGGCGGGCATGGCAAGGTCGGGCTGGAATCGGGCGATGCGGTGGCCGAAGGCGGCGGCCGCTGGCGCATCCGCGACTGGCGCGGACACTGGCACGATTATCGCGATCCCGAAGGTTGA
- a CDS encoding PepSY domain-containing protein: MKPLIALLLVLSLPPLAAWAQSAPTPDYEFARDAVERGEILSLAEVLARLQDSHPGRVVEVELEQDDDMLIYEVELVTRDGRLIEVEIDAATGRIVSLDEDAG; the protein is encoded by the coding sequence ATGAAACCGCTCATCGCCCTTCTCCTGGTCCTCTCGCTGCCGCCGCTCGCCGCTTGGGCGCAATCCGCCCCGACGCCCGATTACGAATTCGCCCGCGACGCGGTCGAGCGCGGCGAGATCCTGTCTCTTGCCGAGGTGCTCGCCAGGTTGCAGGATTCGCATCCCGGCCGGGTGGTCGAGGTGGAACTGGAACAGGACGACGACATGCTGATCTACGAGGTCGAACTGGTGACGCGCGACGGCCGGCTGATCGAGGTCGAGATCGACGCGGCCACCGGCCGCATCGTCAGCCTCGACGAGGACGCCGGCTGA
- a CDS encoding ABC transporter substrate-binding protein has translation MSFFSTRFLAASALALVAATPLSAKTFVYCSEGSPEGFDPAPYTAGTTFDASGHAVYNRLVQFKPGTTEIEPALAESWDVSEDGLTYTFHLRKGVKFHSNDKFTPSRDFNADDVIFTFERQASADNPWHEYISGITYEYYSSMEMDKLIKSIEKVDDNTVKFTLNHPEAPFLANVAMPFVSIVSKEYADTLEKAGTREDLNNAPIGTGPFKFVAYQKDAVIRYQKNADYWGEAPKIDDLVFAITPDASVRLQKLKAGECHLMPYPAPADIADIKADPNLKLDEQAGLNVGYLAYNTTVAPFDKPEVRKALNMAIDKKALVDAVYQGDAEIAKNPIPPTMWGYNDAIEADKYDPEAAKAALEAAGVKDLSMEVWAMPVQRPYMPNARRAAELIQSDFAKVGVKVDIVSYEWGEYLKKSMEPGRKGAVILGWTGDNGDPDNFLSVLLSCAAAQDGGANRAFWCNQEFSDVIAKAKATSDHDERVKLYEEAQVIFKKDEPWATLAHSTQYVPMRKEVTGFVQSPLGDYTFENVDLTE, from the coding sequence ATGTCGTTCTTCTCCACCCGTTTCCTCGCGGCATCCGCGCTGGCGCTGGTCGCGGCGACGCCCTTGAGCGCCAAGACCTTCGTCTATTGCTCCGAGGGTTCGCCCGAAGGCTTCGACCCCGCCCCCTATACCGCGGGCACGACCTTCGATGCCTCGGGTCACGCGGTCTACAACCGCCTGGTGCAGTTCAAGCCCGGCACCACGGAAATCGAGCCGGCTCTGGCCGAAAGCTGGGATGTCAGCGAGGACGGGCTGACCTATACCTTCCACCTGCGCAAGGGCGTCAAGTTCCACTCGAACGACAAGTTCACCCCCTCGCGCGACTTCAACGCCGATGACGTGATCTTCACCTTCGAGCGCCAGGCCAGCGCCGACAATCCCTGGCACGAATACATCTCGGGCATCACCTACGAATATTATTCCTCGATGGAGATGGACAAGCTGATCAAGTCCATCGAGAAGGTCGACGACAACACCGTCAAGTTCACCCTGAACCACCCCGAGGCGCCGTTCCTGGCCAATGTCGCCATGCCCTTCGTCTCGATCGTCAGCAAGGAATATGCCGACACGCTGGAGAAAGCCGGCACCCGCGAGGACCTGAACAACGCCCCGATCGGCACCGGCCCGTTCAAGTTCGTGGCCTATCAGAAGGACGCGGTGATCCGTTACCAGAAGAATGCCGATTACTGGGGCGAGGCGCCCAAGATCGACGACCTGGTCTTTGCCATCACCCCCGACGCCTCGGTGCGGCTGCAGAAGCTGAAGGCCGGCGAATGCCACCTGATGCCCTATCCGGCGCCCGCCGACATCGCCGACATCAAGGCCGATCCGAACCTGAAGCTGGACGAGCAGGCCGGGCTGAACGTCGGCTACCTGGCCTATAACACCACCGTCGCGCCCTTCGACAAGCCCGAGGTGCGCAAGGCGCTGAACATGGCCATCGACAAGAAGGCGCTGGTCGATGCGGTCTATCAGGGCGATGCCGAGATCGCCAAGAACCCGATCCCTCCGACCATGTGGGGCTATAACGACGCCATCGAGGCCGACAAATACGACCCCGAGGCCGCCAAGGCCGCGCTGGAGGCCGCCGGCGTCAAGGATCTGTCGATGGAAGTCTGGGCCATGCCGGTGCAGCGCCCCTACATGCCCAACGCCCGCCGCGCCGCCGAACTGATCCAGAGCGATTTCGCCAAGGTCGGCGTCAAGGTCGACATCGTCAGCTACGAATGGGGCGAATACCTGAAGAAGTCGATGGAGCCCGGCCGCAAGGGCGCGGTGATCCTAGGCTGGACCGGCGACAACGGCGACCCGGACAACTTCCTGTCGGTGCTGCTGAGCTGCGCCGCGGCCCAGGACGGCGGCGCCAACCGCGCCTTCTGGTGCAACCAGGAATTCTCGGACGTGATCGCCAAGGCCAAGGCCACCAGCGACCACGACGAGCGGGTCAAGCTCTATGAAGAGGCGCAGGTCATCTTCAAGAAGGACGAGCCCTGGGCCACGCTGGCGCATTCGACGCAATATGTGCCGATGCGCAAGGAAGTCACCGGCTTCGTGCAATCGCCGCTGGGCGACTACACGTTCGAAAACGTCGATCTGACCGAGTAA
- a CDS encoding calcium-binding protein: protein MVRKTGTNFADVLQGTNLADWLSGLNGNDRVYGYGGNDDLYGGNGNDSLWGGVGNDDLEGGAGNDSLWGGMGNDDLEGGDGFDRLFGGLGNDELEGGSGNDTLHGQDGNDELDGDAGNDLLFGGAGRDTLDGGRGNDVLWGGAGNDVFEFERGQGGDVIGDFQNGVDRLDFDDFSRAQVQQVINGARQVGDDLVLRLSADTTVTIRDMDRAQLDMGDFTF, encoded by the coding sequence ATGGTACGCAAGACCGGAACGAATTTCGCCGATGTGCTGCAGGGGACCAACCTGGCCGACTGGCTGTCGGGGCTGAACGGCAATGACCGGGTTTATGGTTATGGCGGCAATGACGACCTCTATGGCGGCAATGGCAATGATTCGCTGTGGGGCGGGGTCGGCAATGACGACCTCGAGGGCGGCGCGGGCAACGATTCGCTTTGGGGCGGAATGGGCAACGACGATCTCGAGGGCGGCGACGGTTTCGACCGGCTGTTCGGTGGCCTTGGCAATGACGAGCTGGAAGGCGGCAGCGGCAATGACACGCTGCACGGCCAGGACGGCAATGACGAGCTGGACGGCGATGCCGGCAACGATTTGCTGTTTGGCGGCGCCGGTCGGGACACGCTGGACGGCGGGCGCGGCAATGACGTGCTGTGGGGCGGCGCCGGCAACGATGTCTTTGAATTCGAACGCGGCCAGGGCGGCGACGTGATCGGCGACTTCCAGAACGGTGTCGACCGGCTCGACTTCGACGATTTCAGCCGTGCCCAGGTGCAGCAGGTCATCAACGGTGCCCGGCAGGTCGGCGACGATCTGGTGCTGCGGCTGTCGGCCGATACCACCGTGACGATCCGCGATATGGACCGGGCGCAGCTCGACATGGGCGATTTCACCTTCTGA
- a CDS encoding ATP-binding cassette domain-containing protein, with amino-acid sequence MSVVQGKNIIRDYHVPGSLTRRAREVRAVKGISFSVDRGKTLAIVGESGSGKSTLARIIALIDPATEGELLIEGKPLDITKGLTREMRSKVQMVFQNPYGSLNPRQKIGDVLMEPLLLNTDTPAAERRRRAEEMLVKVGLPAEHFNRYPHMFSGGQRQRIAIARALMLNPTLLVLDEPVSALDLSVQAQVLNLLADLQDEFDLAYVFISHDLSVVRYIADDVLVMHKGEAVEQGTREAVFAAPSHPYTRELFAATPVTDIEAIRQRVARRQALRAATA; translated from the coding sequence ATGAGCGTGGTGCAGGGCAAGAACATCATCCGCGACTATCACGTCCCCGGCTCGCTGACCCGCCGGGCGCGCGAGGTGCGCGCGGTCAAGGGCATCAGCTTCTCGGTCGATCGCGGCAAGACCCTGGCCATCGTCGGCGAATCCGGCTCGGGCAAGTCCACGCTGGCGCGCATCATCGCGCTGATCGACCCCGCGACCGAGGGCGAGCTGCTGATCGAGGGCAAGCCGCTCGACATCACCAAGGGCCTGACGCGCGAGATGCGCTCCAAGGTGCAGATGGTGTTCCAGAACCCCTACGGCTCGCTGAACCCGCGCCAGAAGATCGGCGACGTGCTGATGGAGCCCTTGCTTCTCAACACCGACACCCCCGCCGCCGAACGCCGCCGCCGGGCCGAGGAGATGCTGGTCAAGGTCGGGCTGCCGGCCGAGCATTTCAACCGCTATCCGCATATGTTCTCGGGCGGCCAGCGCCAGCGCATCGCCATCGCCCGTGCGCTGATGCTGAACCCGACGCTCCTGGTGCTGGACGAGCCGGTCTCGGCGCTGGACCTTTCGGTGCAGGCGCAGGTGCTGAACCTGCTGGCCGATCTTCAGGACGAATTCGACCTGGCCTATGTCTTCATCAGCCATGACCTGTCGGTGGTGCGCTACATCGCCGACGACGTCCTGGTCATGCACAAGGGCGAGGCGGTCGAACAGGGCACGCGCGAGGCGGTCTTTGCCGCACCCTCACACCCCTATACCCGCGAGCTTTTCGCCGCGACCCCGGTCACCGACATCGAGGCCATCCGCCAGCGCGTCGCCCGCCGCCAGGCGCTGCGCGCCGCCACGGCCTGA
- a CDS encoding ABC transporter permease subunit has protein sequence MLRFILTKLLYLIPTMLGITLVAFGFIRLLPGDPVLLMAGERGVSAERYAQIAAQLGYDKPIWQQYLHYLGNLLQGDLGNSLVTKKPVLAEFLTLFPATVELGLVAIIIATVIGVPVGVIAAIKRGSWFDQISMTGALVGFSMPIFWWGLLLIIFFSGILQWTPVSGRISLMYFFPPVTGFMLIDSLISGQAGAFTSALSHLILPSIVLATIPLAVIARQTRSAMLEVMGEDYVRTARAKGLSPRRVIGVHALRNAMIPVITTIGLQIGVLLAGAILTETIFSWPGIGKWMIDSISRRDYPVVQSGLLLIAAIVMIVNLIVDLTYGLINPRIRHK, from the coding sequence ATGCTGAGATTCATCCTCACCAAACTGCTTTACCTGATCCCGACCATGCTCGGGATCACGCTGGTGGCTTTCGGGTTCATCCGCCTGCTGCCCGGCGATCCCGTGCTGCTGATGGCCGGCGAACGCGGCGTCTCGGCCGAGCGCTACGCCCAGATCGCGGCGCAGCTCGGCTATGACAAGCCGATCTGGCAGCAATATCTGCATTACCTCGGCAATCTGCTGCAGGGCGACCTCGGCAATTCGCTGGTGACGAAAAAGCCGGTGCTGGCCGAATTCCTGACCCTGTTCCCGGCCACGGTCGAGCTGGGCCTGGTCGCCATCATCATCGCCACCGTGATCGGCGTGCCGGTCGGCGTCATCGCCGCGATCAAGCGCGGCAGCTGGTTCGACCAGATCTCGATGACCGGGGCGCTGGTCGGGTTTTCCATGCCGATCTTCTGGTGGGGGCTGCTGCTCATCATCTTCTTCTCGGGCATCCTGCAATGGACCCCGGTCTCGGGTCGCATCAGCCTGATGTATTTCTTCCCGCCGGTGACCGGCTTCATGCTGATCGACAGCCTGATCTCGGGGCAGGCGGGCGCGTTCACATCCGCGCTGAGCCACCTGATCCTGCCCTCGATCGTGCTGGCGACGATCCCGCTGGCGGTGATCGCGCGCCAGACCCGTTCGGCCATGCTGGAGGTGATGGGCGAGGATTACGTCCGTACCGCCCGCGCCAAGGGCCTGTCGCCCCGCCGCGTCATCGGCGTGCATGCCCTGCGCAATGCGATGATCCCGGTCATCACCACCATCGGCTTGCAGATCGGCGTGCTGCTGGCCGGCGCCATCCTGACCGAGACGATCTTTTCCTGGCCCGGCATCGGCAAGTGGATGATCGATTCGATCTCGCGCCGCGACTATCCGGTCGTGCAATCCGGCCTCTTGCTGATCGCCGCCATCGTGATGATCGTGAACCTGATCGTCGACCTGACCTATGGTCTCATCAACCCGAGGATCCGGCACAAATGA
- a CDS encoding ABC transporter ATP-binding protein, which produces MALLTIRNLTVRFATSTGSFTAVDGIDVTVDKGEVLAIVGESGSGKSVSMLAAMGLLPDTAQVTADEMSFDGQDLLRMTPRQRRRVIGREITMIFQEPIASLNPSFTTGYQIEEVLRFNAGMSKRAARARALELFRQVGIPDPEEKLKSYPHQMSGGQCQRVMIAMAIATNPRLLIADEPTTALDVTIQKQILDLLMKLQEQTGMALILITHDMGVVAETADRVQVQYKGRKMEEADVLSLFEAPKHPYTRALLSALPENATGDRLPTVGSFLEEAAK; this is translated from the coding sequence ATGGCCTTGCTGACAATCCGCAACCTGACCGTGCGCTTCGCCACCTCGACCGGCAGCTTCACCGCCGTGGACGGCATCGACGTGACCGTGGACAAGGGCGAGGTGCTGGCCATCGTGGGCGAATCCGGCTCGGGCAAGTCGGTCTCGATGCTGGCGGCGATGGGGCTCTTGCCCGACACCGCCCAGGTGACCGCCGACGAGATGAGCTTCGACGGCCAGGATCTGCTGCGCATGACCCCGCGCCAGCGCCGCCGCGTCATCGGGCGCGAGATCACCATGATCTTCCAGGAACCCATCGCCTCGCTGAACCCCAGCTTCACCACCGGCTACCAGATCGAGGAGGTGCTGCGCTTCAACGCCGGCATGTCGAAACGCGCCGCCCGCGCCCGCGCGCTGGAGCTGTTCCGCCAGGTCGGCATTCCCGACCCCGAGGAAAAGCTGAAATCCTACCCGCACCAGATGTCCGGAGGCCAATGCCAGCGGGTGATGATCGCCATGGCCATTGCCACCAACCCGCGCCTGCTGATCGCGGACGAGCCGACGACGGCGCTGGACGTGACCATCCAGAAGCAGATCCTGGACCTGTTGATGAAGCTTCAGGAACAGACCGGCATGGCGCTGATCCTGATCACCCATGACATGGGCGTGGTCGCGGAAACCGCCGACCGGGTGCAGGTGCAATACAAGGGCAGGAAGATGGAAGAGGCCGACGTGCTGTCGCTGTTCGAGGCGCCGAAACACCCCTATACCCGGGCGCTGCTCTCGGCCCTGCCGGAAAACGCCACCGGCGACCGCCTGCCCACCGTGGGCTCGTTCCTCGAGGAGGCCGCGAAATGA